A stretch of the Lolium perenne isolate Kyuss_39 chromosome 3, Kyuss_2.0, whole genome shotgun sequence genome encodes the following:
- the LOC127343400 gene encoding probable serine/threonine-protein kinase PBL25: MAALATGLGVAQLVLWVGKIILKITQEADKVRRKKQDCAYLVRYLSVIHKMLPTLPEDPEVELPLTHLYSTLQEADKLVVACIHRLSFLRCRSDAFRDVNAKITSDLSLFPLAFHTAVTRRRAEESILPDRQDSGALTEGSSSSGSTSTHAHASLVSDYHPRPSKLTWAEVEEATENLAYLLGEGFSGKVYQGRLHRGGRAREVAVKVLNEHGRQGMEDAFVAELETLYPLHHSHIARLVAWCSEWERPIFVYDHMGNGTLRDQLSGLLEGSSSSPVASSWKARLEALLGVSHALLHLHRFAERPVIHRNVTSSNILLDASWKSHLSDFGVAVLRAAGDQGQPVEEVVGTFGYIDPEYSRTRRVSPASDVYSFGVVMLEVLTGRPPVSPGLVTLVSSTLPVIHNGDLRNVLDGRPALGTTPRQLKALQDVANTALLCLWPQREDRPPMSEVVHNLEQALVIIRSDET, translated from the coding sequence ATGGCGGCGTTGGCGACCGGGCTGGGAGTGGCGCAGCTCGTCCTATGGGTCGGCAAGATCATCTTGAAGATCACGCAGGAGGCGGACAAGGTACGCCGTAAGAAGCAGGACTGCGCCTACCTCGTGCGTTACTTGTCCGTGATCCACAAGATGCTGCCTACGCTACCGGAGGACCCGGAGGTGGAGCTTCCGCTGACCCACCTCTACTCCACGCTACAGGAGGCGGATAAACTGGTCGTGGCCTGCATACATCGGCTCTCCTTTCTCCGCTGCCGCTCCGACGCATTCAGGGATGTCAACGCCAAGATCACCTCCGACCTCAGCCTCTTCCCCTTGGCCTTCCATACCGCCGTCACCCGCCGCCGCGCCGAGGAAAGCATCCTTCCTGACAGACAAGACAGCGGGGCACTGACGGAGGGCTCCTCCAGTTCTGGCTCCACCTCCACGCATGCGCATGCGAGCTTGGTCTCCGATTACCACCCCAGGCCCAGCAAGCTCACGTGGGCGGAGGTTGAAGAAGCGACCGAGAACCTGGCCTATCTGCTAGGCGAAGGTTTCTCGGGGAAGGTGTACCAGGGGCGTCTCCACCGCGGCGGCCGGGCGCGGGAGGTGGCCGTGAAGGTGCTGAACGAGCACGGCCGCCAGGGCATGGAGGACGCGTTCGTGGCGGAGCTCGAGACCCTCTACCCTCTCCACCACAGCCACATCGCGCGTCTCGTCGCCTGGTGCTCCGAGTGGGAGCGTCCCATATTCGTCTACGACCACATGGGTAACGGCACTCTCAGAGACCAGCTGTCGGGCTTGCTCGAGGGCTCTAGCTCGTCGCCGGTGGCGTCGTCCTGGAAGGCCCGTCTCGAGGCGCTGCTGGGCGTGTCCCATGCGCTCCTGCACCTGCACCGCTTCGCGGAACGTCCGGTGATCCACCGCAACGTCACTTCCTCCAACATCCTCCTGGACGCGAGCTGGAAGTCGCACCTGTCCGACTTCGGCGTAGCGGTACTGCGAGCGGCGGGCGACCAGGGCCAGCCCGTGGAGGAGGTCGTCGGCACATTCGGGTACATCGATCCGGAGTACTCCCGCACGAGGCGCGTGAGCCCGGCGAGCGACGTGTACAGCTTCGGCGTGGTCATGCTGGAGGTGCTCACGGGGAGGCCGCCCGTCAGTCCGGGTTTGGTGACCCTGGTGAGCTCCACGCTCCCGGTTATACACAACGGCGACCTGCGGAATGTGCTTGACGGCCGGCCGGCTCTGGGGACGACGCCGCGACAGCTGAAGGCGCTGCAGGACGTGGCGAACACGGCGTTGCTCTGCCTGTGGCCGCAGAGGGAAGACCGCCCACCCATGTCCGAAGTCGTGCACAACCTCGAGCAGGCGCTCGTGATCATACGCAGCGACGAGACTTAG